From a region of the Chroicocephalus ridibundus chromosome 8, bChrRid1.1, whole genome shotgun sequence genome:
- the RPS8 gene encoding small ribosomal subunit protein eS8 produces the protein MGISRDNWHKRRKTGGKRKPYHKKRKYELGRPPANTKIGPRRIHTVRVRGGNKKYRALRLDVGNFSWGSECCTRKTRIIDVVYNASNNELVRTKTLVKNCIVLIDSTPYRQWYEAHYALPLGRKKGAKLTPEEEEILNKKRSKKIQKKYDERKKNAKIASILEEQFQQGKLLACIASRPGQCGRADGYVLEGKELEFYLRKIKARKGK, from the exons ATGG GTATCTCCAGGGACAACTGGCATAAGCGTCGCAAGACTGGGGGCAAGAGGAAGCCCTACCACAAGAAGAGGAAGTATGAGTTGGGGCGACCTCCTGCCAACACGAAG ATTGGCCCACGCCGAATTCATACAGTGAGGGTTCGTGGTGGAAATAAGAAGTACCGTGCCCTTCGGTTGGATGTTGGCAACTTCTCCTGGGGATCGGAAT GCTGCACTCGCAAGACCAGAATCATCGATGTTGTCTACAATGCTTCCAACAATGAACTGGTGCGGACAAAGACCCTGGTGAAGAATTGCATCGTTCTCATTGACAGCACCCCGTACCGGCAGTGGTACGAAGCCCACTATGCCCTGCCCCTTGGACGCAAGAAGGGCGCCAAACTG ACTCCCGAAGAGGAGGAAATCTTGAACAAGAAGCGTTCAAAGAAGATCCAGAAAAAATATGATGAGCGAAAGAAGAATGCCAAGATAGCGAGTATTCTTGAGGAACAGTTCCAGCAAGGAAAGCTACTTG CCTGCATTGCCTCCAGACCTGGACAGTGTGGCCGAGCCGATGGCTACGTGTTGGAAGGCAAGGAATTAGAGTTCTACTTGAGGAAGATCAAGGCCAGAAAAGGCAAATGA